From Phalacrocorax carbo chromosome 6, bPhaCar2.1, whole genome shotgun sequence, a single genomic window includes:
- the BARHL2 gene encoding barH-like 2 homeobox protein yields MEGPSGSSFGIDTILSGGSTGSPGVMNGDFRPHGDGRPADFRSQATPSPCSEIDTVGTAPSSPISVSMEHPEPHLGVAESLPPPPPHHLHLGPHPPPPPPSLQPSPPQPPPPPQLGSASSGARTSTSSFLIKDILGDSKPLAACAPYSTSVPSPHHTPKQEGSAAPESFRPKLEQDDGKAKLDKRDDTQGDIKCHGTKEEGDREISSSRDSPPVRAKKPRKARTAFSDHQLNQLERSFERQKYLSVQDRMDLAAALNLTDTQVKTWYQNRRTKWKRQTAVGLELLAEAGNYSALQRMFPSPYFYHPSLLGSMDSTTAAAAAAAMYSSMYRTPPAPHPQLQRPLVPRVLIHGLGPGGQPALNPLANPMPGTPHPR; encoded by the exons ATGGAGGGACCGAGCGGGTCCAGCTTCGGGATAGACACGATCCTGTCGGGCGGCAGCACCGGCAGCCCCGGAGTCATGAACGGAGACTTTCGCCCCCACGGTGACGGCCGGCCGGCGGATTTTAGGAGCCAGGCCACGCCGTCCCCCTGTTCGGAGATCGACACGGTGGGGACGGCACCCTCGTCGCCCATCTCGGTGAGCATGGAGCACCCCGAGCCGCACCTGGGGGTGGCGGAgagcctcccgccgccgccgccgcaccaCCTCCACCTCGGCCCgcaccccccgccgccgccgccgagtTTGCAGCCGTCgcccccgcagccgccgccgccgccccagcTGGGCTCGGCCAGCTCCGGCGCCAGGACTTCcacctcttcttttttaattaaggaCATTTTGGGGGACAGCAAACCGCTGGCGGCGTGCGCACCTTACAGTACCAGCGTCCCCTCTCCCCATCACACCCCCAAGCAGGAGGGTAGCGCGGCCCCGGAGAGCTTCAGGCCCAAACTCGAGCAGGACGACGGCAAAGCCAAGCTCGATAAACGCGACGACACGCAAGGCGACATCAAATGCCACG GGACAAAGGAGGAGGGTGACCGGGAGATCAGCAGCAGCCGGGACAGCCCCCCGGTGCGGGCCAAGAAGCCGCGGAAGGCGCGGACCGCCTTCTCCGACCACCAGCTCAACCAGCTGGAGCGCAGCTTCGAGCGGCAGAAGTACCTGAGCGTCCAGGACCGCATGGACCTGGCCGCCGCCCTCAACCTCACCGACACGCAGGTGAAAACCTGGTACCAGAACCGGAG gACGAAGTGGAAGCGACAGACGGCGGTGGGCCTGGAGCTGCTGGCCGAGGCCGGGAACTACTCGGCCCTGCAGAGGATGTTCCCCTCGCCCTATTTCTACCACCCCAGCCTGCTGGGCAGCATGGACAGCACgacggcggccgcggcggccgcGGCCATGTACAGCAGCATGTACCGGACTCCCCCCGCTCCGCACCCCCAGCTCCAGCGGCCGCTGGTGCCGCGGGTGCTGATCCACGGGCTGGGGCCCGGCGGGCAACCGGCCCTCAACCCACTGGCCAACCCCATGCCCggcaccccgcacccccggTGA